A region of the Sardina pilchardus chromosome 3, fSarPil1.1, whole genome shotgun sequence genome:
CATTGAAGTTATTGGGGAAACTATGCTAGTACTCCGATTCAAGTGTTTTGTGACATTGACTGAATCATTGTCTACAATAAGGTTGTGTTCTTTCCATAAAATGCTTTTGCCTTGAAGTTTACATGCAAAGCATCGCCAACAAGCTGTTAactggctaacgttagcaaacTATGAGAAACAGATTAGCTAACATTAACTTAGCCCTAACCAACGCTCGAGAGCTAATAGGGTAAGTCAAGTCTATTTGCTTCAGTTAGTCAGTTCACCTATAATCTTACACGGTTTGCCAGTTAGTTCAgtaatataaagcacatataatCTAAACAAACGTTAATTGTCTTCTAAGTGAATCTCCTTCTTCGTAGTTTCATGCCAcagttgttctgttctgttacaGTAACATTTGGAATTGTTAGCAAATAGTTAGCTTGGGAATAGCACTTCGACTGAAGCTAACATTAGATATATAACCAGCTTTCTGACCGAAATATATTAAAAACCGTTCGAGTTTTAAATCACCATGTCTAGTTTACAGACTCATTCACTGGGTGTTATCATTAGCTAGGGATGTCACTTGCTGATTGCCTTATGCTGCCTACATTGGGTTTTGTTATCTCTAGCAAGAAGTTGTTAGCTAACGTTGACAAGCCAAAGCTGGCTAACGAGAGGTACAAAGTGGCTGTCTGACGGTAACGATAAGTTATGTCTGTTAAGTTCCTCTACTTATTAGCTATGCCGCGATCTAGTTTGGAGTTAATGGACGTTTGCCAGTTTCTGATAGCTAACGTAGCAACTCCATAACCCCATCATAGTTTCGTCACTGACAGTTGTGTCAGTGTGCATTTGTTAGCTGTTTGGCTGTGTCAGCAATTACTATATTTAGCAGCAAAACGCCAGACATAAACTTGGCTTAACTGTTTTCATTCGAAGTTGAATTTTATTTCATTCGAAGTTGTTATTAacttgttttcatttcacttggTTGCAAAGTATTTAACATAACGGTACCGTTGTTAGTGAACTACCCATTAGTTGTAGTTTGGGTCTGAAGGCTGACCCTACTATGTATTCTCTTGTTGTACTGTTCTGTCCTACTTAAACATTGACACTGTGCAGGAGAAATGGATACAATTATTCTGTTTTATCTTGTTTATAGACCAAGGCATAACCGAAACATTTGTGAGGATGAGTAAGAAGCCTCCCTGTCGGCCAGGAATCATCTTTGAGGTGGGCGCAAGAGTTGAGGCCCAGGACTATCTTCAGAAATGGTAACTCGTGAGTTCTTAAGGAGAATTGCAATCAGAAtgattgtctgtgtctgtaacacaagtattttttatatttttttctccttaaAAATACAGGTACACCTCTCGCATTGAGAAGATTGACTATGATGAAGGGAAAATGCTAGTGCATTTTGACCGTTGGAGCCACCGCTATGACGAATGGATCTTTTGGGACAGTAACCGCCTAAGGCCTCTTGAGAAGCCAACCCTAAGGAAGGAGGGActaaaagaggaagaggagatgtcTGTAGGTGTCCTCTCTTTTATGCACACAAAATGCACACTTGACAGCATGAAATGAATCCCGAACTTTAGAtacattaatattgccatgaTAACTATACATGCCCAGATCTGATAGCTACCCATTGGTTAGAGAAGATAATGTCTTCATAAAAAGAGATTAGAATTGTCCCCTGTTATGAGTTATCAAAGTAATCATGCATATCTCGCAAACATTTCTGCCAGGAGAGACTCGGCGAGATAAGAACATCTCGCCTACCTGAGCTTCCTGGATGTACAGAGAGCACAGAGGACCAAACAGAGTTACCACAGCCGAGACAAGTATATATTTCAACCACCCATTTGCAGTGATCTGGCTGTTTCAACTGCTTGTCTCACCATTGTTTGGGTTTTACCATCTAATGCATCTTGACCAATAGTTCTTAGATTTTGTTGGGGCATCATTCTTCGTATTGCATTAGGTTTAAGCAGATTATTGTTTTCTTTCATACAAACATCTGGGTCTCATTTTTAAGTTCTTGATTGGCATCTTTTCGCAATTCTCATTTGCACAGGAGCAGGTCGACCCGTAGGCTCAGATAAATTGACCAAACAACCTAGTATTTTCttctatcactgtgtgtgtgtgtgtgtgtgtgtgtgtgtgtgtgtgtgtgtgtatgtgtctgactCAAGGAATGTAGCGGAGAGCTTGCACATATTATCTGAAAGCATTTTCATATAATCATGATTTCATATTAATGCACAGTGCATATCTTGGAATGTGAAAGCCACTTgatttttacatttgtattcACATTATATTTTATCATCTTATTTCGGTGTTTATCAGCCAATTTGCAACATGGAAAAAAGTAGTAGTCCATAGTTGATTTCTGTCTGCCTTCTCTGATTACCTTTAGGAACTGAGAGATGGTGAGGAGGTCCTGGCTCGTTGGACTGACTGCCGATACTATCCAGCAAAGATTGAGACGGTCAACAAAGAGGGTCAGTTCTCCTACAATTTCTTAGGAAGGcataaaaaaacaatgtttaagTGATCTAACTGACCTCTACTAAGTGTCTCCTTGAAACAATTTCTATTAAAAGTATGCTTCAGTGACATATCTACATTTCTAAGTAGATATTTGATACGTATGAGTTTTAACTGGACATTGTTTTTCTAGGTACTTACACAGTCCAATTTTACGATGGTGTAATAAGATGCGTGAAAAGAATTCATATCAAATCGATGCCTGAAGATGCAAAAGGACAGGTGAGGAGCCCAGTCTGTTGATCTTTTGATGTTTGCTGttctgagtaggcctacacctaGCTGTGAGCAGGCAgtgttatgtttttgtgtttgtgtatgctctGAAAAAAAGGACTGGATTGCACTTGTGAAGGCAGCCACGGCAGCTGCGAAGAGCAAAGGAGGCTGCAGGCCACGCACGAGTGTAAACAGCAACAAGAGCAAAGATGAGCAGATGTCTgactgtgaggaggaggaggaagaagaggaggaggaggaggaggaggaggagatcaagctggaagaagaggaggaccgAAAATCAGAGAGACCAGGTATCATgctgtctctcactcccttgAGGCCAGAGTGTTCTGCTTTCAGGATTACTGAATGCTGTATgctcattccctcattttcatTGAGGGAAAGGAAGACAGTTCAAGTTTCTGTTTGTAGTTTTAGCATAGATAGATTTTTTTGTAATATCGTATGATATGGCTGATGTATTCATTACTTTGCTGACATCAGCTATCTCTCCTCTACGTATCATTACTTACATACATTTCATGCCATGCTTTGGAGTTTCAAATGGAATAAGTCAATGCAAAGTCAAGACTGTGCACTCCACCACACAGGATATGTCTTTGAGAGCTAAACAGAGGCCTTCCTTTGACAAAACGTTGTCAATGCACAGAGATATACTGTACGATGCTGATTATCCATGGCTTCAGGACCTACTGTAGTGCAGGACTCTTATGATCAAAAGTGGTCGTTCAGGGAAGAGTATGGATGGTTAAACCTTTGTTGGCGCTTTCAGACACGGAGTCAGCAGGAGAGGATGACTGCAAGTCTCAATCTGATCACCAAGAGATGGGCAACGCTAAGAAAAGGAGAAGACCGGGCAGTGTCTGTAATTCCAAGAGGCTTCGTCTACAGCCAGGTGTGATTCTTTGAACAGAGCTACTTACCATTCTGTTTTGAAAGTAGCCGTGGTGATGCGGTGTGGTGATGCAGAGCTTTTGTATGCATGTTGTAGGATACAGTGAAGAGGAGATGGACTGCAAGGAGGAGCCAAAGGACGTGCCAGTCACAACTCAGCAGGTGCGTTTTCATTTATTATCAGCTGTGCTTTGAAGGTGTCAAAGGCCCAAGAGAGTGCTGAATTGACTAGTTCAAGCATTTTCTAACTCCTGTCCTGAATGGACTGCAGTTGTGATCAGTTGTGGCCTTGTCTAGCTTTGTTTTTCCCATATTTCAAATATACAATGGAGAGGTGGTAAATTCTTAGTGCTATAGGTAGTCTAAGGACATATTAGAAGTTTataatttgtaaactcatcGTAGGAATGGGGTTAAGTCTCATACTTCCCTTTCCTATCTTTTCAGAGGATTGTGGACGCCGAGGCGTCCACTGTAGACAGTAAAGCTGCGGTTTTCCCGGCTGTGCAGGGCGTCCCATCCCCGGTCCGACTGCGTAACCGGCGGCTCAAGCATGACTCTGGAGAATCCAGCAGCAGCCAGAGGCACGGGGCAGAGGAGGGTGAGGCCAGCTGCTCCCCGGCCTCCAGCCACAGTTTCACCGACGCTCCTCAAACAGGTTGGTCAGACTATCAAGGTGTTGATTTGATTttaattttatttcaaatgtatgtAGCACATGTAGCACATATGCATTTCACTggcagaaaaacaacacaaaaacaaaagactCTCCTTTTTTAAGCACATTTGAAAGGGAGTGGGAAAAAGTGAAAACTTCACAGTTATGGAGGGCTGTTGTGCAGTGACTGACCAGTTACATGGCTGCAGCAGCATTTGTTGTTGAGATTTGACCACGTGTCCATAGCTGAACAGCACAAGTAATGTGCAGTGAAACTCTTAACGGTACAGGTACATGTCAATGAAGCAAAAGGCTTTgttctgtgtgggtgtgccaTTTTTGGGAAGATGGTGTGACTGCTAATTGGCTGTCCGGTTACTTGTCTTCATATCAGAAGAGTCATTCCATTCAGAGTCCCAAGATTAAAAGTTTAATGTactaagaacaacaacaaccctgTAGTAAACTTTCCAAGCTGTTGTTTTAAAACAGTTTCAAACTAACCAATTGATGCTGTAGTCAATACAATTTTCCAACCATCAAAGGTGCGACAATCCACAAATCCACTCGTTCGCTTTACCAATTTCTCTTGTCAACCGTATCGTCGTCTGCTCCTAACAGAATTTAATCGAATGCTGCTTCGCTTCGCtggcatgtctctccctaccgTTAGGTTTCATTGCCAGATCAAACATTCTCCAAGTGAAATCTATGTCTTTAGCTCATTCAATGGATAAACAGTTCGTTTAGCATGACTAAAACACCTGACATGAAATCAGAAGAAATGTAGGATTGGAGTGTGGAAAGTATAAAATAGAACATTATTTCAAACTTGAAGCCATGCAAGTGAAGTCTCTTGATAGTCTTGATAGGTGCACAGGCAGCTGCCTCATCACCTCAGAGAAGACGACGATCTCAGAGGCTTGCCACCACCTTTGACCCAATATGTCCTTCTTCTCCCACACCCAAAGACATTAGTCCGCACTCAAACACAGATCTTCCACAGCCCAACGGTAAGCAGGAGAGATTCTCACATTATGGTCCGTTATGGAGTCACCAGGAAAGTGTGATTGTCTCTGATTAGTTCAGCAAGTTTCTGATTTGTGTCTGAAAATTGTGCTGACCTAAGCCTGAGCTCCTGGCGTGGCCACAGGTCTTTCCACAAGAttggaaacagaaaaagacaggaTATGAAATTAAATGGATCAGGGCAAAGGAATCTGCAACAGCGAGTTGCATAGCTTCCATAATATTCCAACCCCACATAGTAAAGCTTTGTAGACTGATTAAGCATTTCGCTTGTTGGCTTGTTAATTTtttaatggcaaaaaaaaaatctgtcaagACTGCATTGTAGCTTGTATGTGATTCCTGAATTTTGTAAGTAGCTTTGGATAAAAgaatggaaagaaaaaaaaatggacattGAAAAGGCAGAAGTTATATTTATATCAGTGTTATTTCTCCTGTCAGAGAAAGACATGGAAAACTCTGAGAAGAGAACGGCATCTCCTCACAACACCTTGCCTGTGGTTCCTGCTACCCCACCTTCCATACCTCCATCCCTTGGTTCATCGCCAAGTCCATTATCTGAGAAGTTGGTTGATGGACAAGTGACTAATCACGTTCTGCTGGGACAGAAATCTCCTCCTCTGGTGACAGGTAAACCAATGGCTGACACAAACTTAGGTCACACAAGCTGCCGTATTTTAGAATGCACAATGTAACTGAACACCCGTGGATGCTGTGTGAGAGTCCCTGTAGTGCAAATGGGCCGTTTTATGCTGGTTGAAAAACGGCCATATCTTATTGCATACTGTAGCTTGTTAGGTGGAGGAAGGGTGTTAACATCTTTCTAACATAGACAGtatcacacacaacaaactGTTGCATTCGCAAGTGACAGTGGGTTTTCTCTGTGGTTATATACATTTGTTACAGAGCGGAAGGATTCTACACAGATGCAAAACAGAAAGTAAAGTGATAATTAGGTTAGATTAGGACGGTGCATGCATGTCCTATAATTTAGCAGCTGATAACAACCTCCTAACATGAGAACCTCCTAGAGATGCATTTGAATCTGCAATACGTTACTTGCATTCCCCTTTGGGGCCTACTTTCCAATAATGTGTGGAAGGCACATATTGAGGTTAATGCTCAAAACAGGAAAAACATGTAATGCAAGGACGTCAGAGTAGTTGAACATCTGTTGTTCTTTGGTCTTCTTTCCTAGCCGTTACTCCCAAGGCTGTTGCGAGAACACCCAAGGCAAATAAGCATGCAAGGGAACCAAGTAAGTCCATACTGATAATTGTACAAATTTGACTGTCAATCTGGAATGCAATAAGATTGTGTAAAATATGAGTTTGGTCTTTAAACTGGTTTTGgtatgccccctccccccctccccccccccctccctccctccctccctcccctttgcTATCTGTTCTCAGTCATGAGTACCAAGCGCTCGGAGGACCCTACATCTCTGAATGAGTGCATCGATCTGGACCATAACAAATTCAAGTGTAAAATTCCTGGTTGCTCCAAGGCCTTTCGGAAAGCCAAGCTCCTGGACTACCATCTCAAGTATTACCACAATACAGACAAGGAGCAGGAGGCAGACGTTGGATCTCCAGACAGAGTCGGCCGCACCAGGGCCACCTCCGCCTCCATGCCAACCAGCACCCTCCTGGAGGTCCCTGATAACAAGAGGCGCAGGAccgtctccacctcctcttgtAAGCAGACGGGTCAAGCAGGCCTGACCGTTTTTACAGGATATTGAGACTGTCAATGGGGTTTGCCCTGAGatggttttctttttcttcttcaaagTGTGAAACAGGTGTtttcaaatttgcaaacattAGCAAAAAGGGTATTTTTTTGCCCGTTTGCTAACagtttgaggaggtagttctctgcAAACATACATGGGAGCTGGATGTAACATTACCGTTAAAATTTTATGTTTACgaaaatcgttcaaattcaactGTTCAGATAAAATATGTTCGTCTTAAACATTCACTACTCTTTGCCGAATTTGAACGGCCCTTGGATGAAAATGCTGTACACTCATGCGTGAGTTGGGTTGAACGAAGTTAACATGAAGAGCCTACTCTACTACTGTCTGTAGTACTGTAAACTACTGTCTGTTCTCTGTTGTGACAAATTGTTTCTCATGCTCTGCTATTCTGAACTTCAGTAGTGCTGTCATTTGTGAAGGTTGAGTTGCCTATGAAAAAAGTGTAATGCTGCCGTTTTGGGTTATATTCAGGTCCGCGACCGGGCCCTTATCTCTCTTTCGGTGTGCCAGCTCTCTCCTCCCAGAGCCACAGTCTGCACCTGGACTACACCGGAAACTGTTTGAGGCCTCCGAAGTTCTGCAAGAAAAAGCGTTCGTCAGCCTCGGTTAGCTCCGACAGCACTGAGGTGTCTTTGCCTCCGCCGCCACGGGAAAAAGCTTTCGAGAGCCTCCACGAAAAGATCCTCAAGAAGGTCATTGAGAAGGACACGGGTATGTGGCTGAAATTTTGTGCGCCTGTCACATTTGTCGCACAAACCGACTTGTAACTTTCAGTTTTTAAACTAAAATTTCAGACTGATTTGATTACTGTTTGCAAGAAGAAAACATTGTAAGCTATTTAAAAAGGCAGTTTGTTACCTTCATTTTGAATCTGTACCTTCTGTTCTGTGTGCTTTTTCCCACAGGACTTTGCATAAAGACAGAGAAGAAGTGCCAGTTGATAGGTAAGTCACTAGCTTTCTGTGTACACACGTGACCCTGACTCAGCACAAGGCtgaatgttgtcattcaaataGGCATGTGTGAGTCCAGTAACGTTTTAGCTGTACTGTGGAGTGACATCACCTATTGTTGTTGCTAAAACTTTAGACAACATTAAGAGAATGATACTTGTAATGTTACGCACAAAATATAATCAGCAAAGTAAAATTCAGTATTCAATAGGTGCAGAGTGAAATATACATTTTTGTTTGCTGTAAccaattttctttattttttcccccccttttagTCCAACCGACTTGCCGGTTGTAACTTTGCGTTAAGACTGACTGTTTTGAAGAGACAGCAATCGCCCCTTTCACTTTTGATAAGAATAAAAGCCTAGGCCTACGCACTAAATAATAGCCTATACACTAGGCTAAATACAGCTTCTCATTGACCGCAATACTATTAACCACAGCCATCTAGACTGCGTAATTTCACTTTCACTCTGCTAGTAACAGTTGGATATCTGAAATGTTTGATTAGTTGGTCTACTAACAACCATCATAAACTAAACAACGTTACTTGCTTCTGTAGATTGTTTCCTGCTCAtcctgacgttagttattattaatgtttaataATCAACttagattagattatattaaattagattcaactttCCATTGTGCCGAGTACAAatacaaagacaacgaaatgcagttgtCACCGGCAGGGTAGAGTTCAGTAGGGTGAACTCAGCCGCGAGAAAAAAACTTCCTCTGAACCTGCTTGTTCTTGTGCGGAGAGACCTGCAACGCCTCACAGAGGGGAGTTGGGTGAACagtctgtggttggggtgggaacAGTCTTTGATGATGCTGCGGTGATGCGTTGGGGAATTTTCACCACCCTCTGCAGTGCTTTTCGGTAGTGGGCAGAGCAGTTGCCATACCAaacagtagctgcgtttccattacaaatatgcgcaaaaactttgtcgatattgtcttaatgtcgaaaaccacaattttcgcaattgcggtgtttccattacattcggctaacttaattaaaatctcgtgtattctcgcgtgttgtaagtcattaggagacatggcggtTATCAACATTTAACCCAGATTTAggctacactaaatgcattcaaattgccaccacggcactaacgatgattatcagtcattaggctataagccatcagcggaggaggcctacgttttggtggggcagaaacataaaattttaaatgacatatcaatcacaggagtttgttataggcctatgcttaaatcatgtcacagccatgtcagtggaatatttcgtagatcagcccagttgattagtttctagaactagaatctaaaatctagatttctttcagcaccattctcatcacgttaaaccagcaaagcatagcaacgttgttgctatgggtaaacaaagctagttgagcggttgcgtatgcagcgtttttgagaaagtgttggcgagttcacagagtgtggattcaacattttagaatgacacgagacacttttaatgaataaaaatatatattttttacattattctcccggtgccacttcctgtcgacagtcttcttcgtcggtttcgttcctcctaacatccggttgttggatcacgtgacccgttagatgcgaaaaaagtgtttccattgcagttttgcgaaatatacaaatttcgatacgctcgaaataccacctcaccctagcgcaaaaactttttctcgaaaaatgtgagttttttcgaaatgtgcgtgtttccattcaccacatttcttttcgcaaatcttaatttgcgcaatttaatggtcaatggaaacgcagctagtgaCACATTTGGTGAGGATTCTCTCGATGGTGCAGTGGTAGAAGTTCATGACATATATTTTATACATCCCCAGCCTATGTGCAATGCAATAGTCATCGAATTCCCCCATATGTCAGATAGCATGACGGCATAGCTGTATGCAAATTCGTTTAAATtcatacctactgtatgtactgtaatcaCCATGACCAaaattttacttttttttttttttttttactgtttctgCAAATGCAAATATTTATAAGGATGGCCTTAGTGTCAAGTACTGAACTGAAGTCATACTGCACACAATGAATTGAAATATTGACTGTGGAAATTGGGTTACGCAACGAAGGCTAGTTtgcctaaataaataaactcacATGTCTTCTATTAGTTCAGCAAGTTTCTGATTTGTGTCTGAAAATTGTGCTGACCTAAGCCTGAGCTCCTGGCGTGGCCACAGGTCTTTCCACAAGATTGGAAACGGAAAAAGACAGGATATGAAATTAAATGGATCATGGCAAAGGAACCTGCAACAGCGAGTTGCATAGCTTCCATAATATTCCAACCCCACATAGTAAAGCTTTGTAGACTGATTAAGCATTTAGCTTAATTTTGCTTAATTTCCGCATTGTTTGGTGTTAGGTCAGTGCATCAATACAGATCGATGGGATTGTTGCGCGCTTAATCTTCATGAATCGGTCTTGTATTTtcaggcagaaagaaagagaaggacaaagaccgcaaggacagaaaagaaaaggaccCCTTTAAGTtaaaacagaagaagaagaaaaagaaaaagaagaaatcgAAACAGCACGGTAAGATCATTTGTGCTTTCCTTTTCATCCTTAAAATGCTCAATTTAAAGGCGTCTGATGAAGAATATGTAGCATGGAGCATGAATTGATGACGACGCGGCattataggccagtcaatctagctcaaaaatgggccaaaacttaaactaattgcaatagtaatggttcataatttgtattgatccttaaaccctcctgcatcacatattaaaaatctacccatttatatttagtggaacatacttttattcaaggtcaaaggtagcaatttccaatgcattttgccattaggatttactacaggtgaaatgggtaaaattttaaactatagatatcaaattgaaactttcacagttgtttactcacattaaggcaaatattttttgtattgcaagttttctgaaatgtgatgtttagatatgcaaatgagaccagttttacctaaatatgcaataatttgcatatatttttagAAAagtaaatctgaacaataggtacagtcagcttcaaaataattgctgcattttgcttctatattggataccaaaagcctatgcaaagggaatattagatattacttaaTATCatctcagaaatgaggaaatcaagtcaagtcaaaatcaatgcgtttcaatggaagtacattatagaacaaatgattgtcaatgatatggcatgatggaagtatctcaatgcattcCAAGTCGCATAAGGAAGacattgacctttagacaacatatcaagtgagttggcatgcactgagattccatcttccatcataccatatcattgacaatcatttgttctataatgtacttccattgaaacgcattgattttgacttgacttgatttcctcatttctgaggtgatatgaagtaatatctaatattccctttgcataggcttttggtatccaatatagaagcaaaatgcagcaattattttgaagctgactgtacctattgttcagatttagttttctagaaatatatgcaaattattgcatatttaggtaaatctggtctcatttgcatatctaaacatcacatttcagaaaacttgcaatacaaaaaatctttgccttaatgtgagtaaacaactgtgaaagtttcaatttgatatctatagtttaaaattttacccatttcaccagtagtaaatcccaatggcaaaatgcattggaaattgctacctttgaccttgaaaaaaagtatgttccactaaatataaatgggtagattttttatatgttaattagatatacc
Encoded here:
- the phf20l1 gene encoding PHD finger protein 20-like protein 1 isoform X5, whose product is MSKKPPCRPGIIFEVGARVEAQDYLQKWYTSRIEKIDYDEGKMLVHFDRWSHRYDEWIFWDSNRLRPLEKPTLRKEGLKEEEEMSERLGEIRTSRLPELPGCTESTEDQTELPQPRQELRDGEEVLARWTDCRYYPAKIETVNKEGTYTVQFYDGVIRCVKRIHIKSMPEDAKGQDWIALVKAATAAAKSKGGCRPRTSVNSNKSKDEQMSDCEEEEEEEEEEEEEEEIKLEEEEDRKSERPDTESAGEDDCKSQSDHQEMGNAKKRRRPGSVCNSKRLRLQPGYSEEEMDCKEEPKDVPVTTQQRIVDAEASTVDSKAAVFPAVQGVPSPVRLRNRRLKHDSGESSSSQRHGAEEGEASCSPASSHSFTDAPQTEKDMENSEKRTASPHNTLPVVPATPPSIPPSLGSSPSPLSEKLVDGQVTNHVLLGQKSPPLVTAVTPKAVARTPKANKHAREPIMSTKRSEDPTSLNECIDLDHNKFKCKIPGCSKAFRKAKLLDYHLKYYHNTDKEQEADVGSPDRVGRTRATSASMPTSTLLEVPDNKRRRTVSTSSCPRPGPYLSFGVPALSSQSHSLHLDYTGNCLRPPKFCKKKRSSASVSSDSTEVSLPPPPREKAFESLHEKILKKVIEKDTGLCIKTEKKCQLIGRKKEKDKDRKDRKEKDPFKLKQKKKKKKKKKSKQHGYSELEDMSLAFLERSSPSAFHRSTGSAFTLHTSSSSSASSKHNYPRAILSIDLTGENLSDIDFLEDSTTESLLLSGDEYNQDLESLAMDDFPDEDETAANEIVRCICEMDEENGFMIQCEECMCWQHSVCMGLLEDSIPDQYICYICRDPPGQRWSAKYCHDKDWLNKGHMYGLSFLAENYSHQNAKKIMSTHQLLADVYSVRKVLHGLQLKMDILQSKHNPSLHLWARSWVNSDEEQPMGGAPDCIHLREHLSQSALPETYITSEHSYQKPPNAQERAGEPGAPPAASAPQCVPKEEEDTGAICLASCVTESYAGSADQARNCLQWQMNLLTHIEDVQNQVAGRMDLIEKELDVLESWLDFTGELEPPDPLGRLPQLKCRIKQLLTDLAKVQQMSTLCSV
- the phf20l1 gene encoding PHD finger protein 20-like protein 1 isoform X3; this translates as MSKKPPCRPGIIFEVGARVEAQDYLQKWYTSRIEKIDYDEGKMLVHFDRWSHRYDEWIFWDSNRLRPLEKPTLRKEGLKEEEEMSELRDGEEVLARWTDCRYYPAKIETVNKEGTYTVQFYDGVIRCVKRIHIKSMPEDAKGQDWIALVKAATAAAKSKGGCRPRTSVNSNKSKDEQMSDCEEEEEEEEEEEEEEEIKLEEEEDRKSERPDTESAGEDDCKSQSDHQEMGNAKKRRRPGSVCNSKRLRLQPGYSEEEMDCKEEPKDVPVTTQQRIVDAEASTVDSKAAVFPAVQGVPSPVRLRNRRLKHDSGESSSSQRHGAEEGEASCSPASSHSFTDAPQTVLIGAQAAASSPQRRRRSQRLATTFDPICPSSPTPKDISPHSNTDLPQPNEKDMENSEKRTASPHNTLPVVPATPPSIPPSLGSSPSPLSEKLVDGQVTNHVLLGQKSPPLVTAVTPKAVARTPKANKHAREPIMSTKRSEDPTSLNECIDLDHNKFKCKIPGCSKAFRKAKLLDYHLKYYHNTDKEQEADVGSPDRVGRTRATSASMPTSTLLEVPDNKRRRTVSTSSCPRPGPYLSFGVPALSSQSHSLHLDYTGNCLRPPKFCKKKRSSASVSSDSTEVSLPPPPREKAFESLHEKILKKVIEKDTGLCIKTEKKCQLIGRKKEKDKDRKDRKEKDPFKLKQKKKKKKKKKSKQHGYSELEDMSLAFLERSSPSAFHRSTGSAFTLHTSSSSSASSKHNYPRAILSIDLTGENLSDIDFLEDSTTESLLLSGDEYNQDLESLAMDDFPDEDETAANEIVRCICEMDEENGFMIQCEECMCWQHSVCMGLLEDSIPDQYICYICRDPPGQRWSAKYCHDKDWLNKGHMYGLSFLAENYSHQNAKKIMSTHQLLADVYSVRKVLHGLQLKMDILQSKHNPSLHLWARSWVNSDEEQPMGGAPDCIHLREHLSQSALPETYITSEHSYQKPPNAQERAGEPGAPPAASAPQCVPKEEEDTGAICLASCVTESYAGSADQARNCLQWQMNLLTHIEDVQNQVAGRMDLIEKELDVLESWLDFTGELEPPDPLGRLPQLKCRIKQLLTDLAKVQQMSTLCSV
- the phf20l1 gene encoding PHD finger protein 20-like protein 1 isoform X4, with amino-acid sequence MSKKPPCRPGIIFEVGARVEAQDYLQKWYTSRIEKIDYDEGKMLVHFDRWSHRYDEWIFWDSNRLRPLEKPTLRKEGLKEEEEMSERLGEIRTSRLPELPGCTESTEDQTELPQPRQELRDGEEVLARWTDCRYYPAKIETVNKEGTYTVQFYDGVIRCVKRIHIKSMPEDAKGQDWIALVKAATAAAKSKGGCRPRTSVNSNKSKDEQMSDCEEEEEEEEEEEEEEEIKLEEEEDRKSERPDTESAGEDDCKSQSDHQEMGNAKKRRRPGSVCNSKRLRLQPGYSEEEMDCKEEPKDVPVTTQQRIVDAEASTVDSKAAVFPAVQGVPSPVRLRNRRLKHDSGESSSSQRHGAEEGEASCSPASSHSFTDAPQTVLFLLSEKDMENSEKRTASPHNTLPVVPATPPSIPPSLGSSPSPLSEKLVDGQVTNHVLLGQKSPPLVTAVTPKAVARTPKANKHAREPIMSTKRSEDPTSLNECIDLDHNKFKCKIPGCSKAFRKAKLLDYHLKYYHNTDKEQEADVGSPDRVGRTRATSASMPTSTLLEVPDNKRRRTVSTSSCPRPGPYLSFGVPALSSQSHSLHLDYTGNCLRPPKFCKKKRSSASVSSDSTEVSLPPPPREKAFESLHEKILKKVIEKDTGLCIKTEKKCQLIGRKKEKDKDRKDRKEKDPFKLKQKKKKKKKKKSKQHGYSELEDMSLAFLERSSPSAFHRSTGSAFTLHTSSSSSASSKHNYPRAILSIDLTGENLSDIDFLEDSTTESLLLSGDEYNQDLESLAMDDFPDEDETAANEIVRCICEMDEENGFMIQCEECMCWQHSVCMGLLEDSIPDQYICYICRDPPGQRWSAKYCHDKDWLNKGHMYGLSFLAENYSHQNAKKIMSTHQLLADVYSVRKVLHGLQLKMDILQSKHNPSLHLWARSWVNSDEEQPMGGAPDCIHLREHLSQSALPETYITSEHSYQKPPNAQERAGEPGAPPAASAPQCVPKEEEDTGAICLASCVTESYAGSADQARNCLQWQMNLLTHIEDVQNQVAGRMDLIEKELDVLESWLDFTGELEPPDPLGRLPQLKCRIKQLLTDLAKVQQMSTLCSV